ACTTCTCATTGTGGTCCACAAGGATCACTTTCTTCTTACTCACATCCATGAACCGCCGCCTGGATATAAAGCCCTTGAACCGCCCGTGCCGGTCCAGTATCGGGAAATCACGGAATTTCTTCTTCGTCATCACCTCTTTGATATCTTCCACATAATCACTCATACGGAACGTCGTGAGAGGCCCCTGGCTCATAAAATGCTTCACCGGTATGCTCTGGTTGATCAGTCTCGCCGCGGTGAACGTGTCGTGGGGTGTGCTGATTATGACAATGCTCTGCTCTTCTGCTTTCAGGATAAGTTCCTCCGGCACCTCAGCCCCCTGACACACTACGATGCAGCTTGCGTCCACATCCACGGCGCACGCCTGTGACTCATACCGGTTGCCGAGTATCACGAGATCATCCTTCTCGATAAATTCTGCCATCAGATCCGGGTTGGATGCCCCGATGGCCACCTTCCCTTTCGTAAAATATCCGTGTTCATTCCCTGTGACAAGCCTGCCGTCCAGCGTCCTGATAATGTTCTTGTACTGCGTCTTGGCCTTGGACAGGATCGTACTGTCATACACCTCCATGTAGGAAGTGGCGATATCCCCGGTAGAGATGACCCCCACCAGCTCATCCTCCTTCAGCACAGGGATCGTCTTTACATTATTCGCCTTCATCTTTGCCCACGTATCCTTGATGGACACATTTGGCGCAACCCCGTCTATTTTGTGTATATCCATATCTTTAACCTGAAGCTTTACATTTGACAGAAGCGCCGGAGGCTCCACACCGAACTTCTCCAGCACATAATGTGTCTCCTCATTGATCTGTCCGGCTCTTCTGGCAACATACTCTTCCCCGGTGATCTCTTTTTTCAAATACGCATATGCGATAGCGGAACAGACCGAGTCCGTATCCGGATTCTTATGCCCGACCACATACACTTTCCCAGCTTTTTTTCCCATGGTTTCACTCCTTGCAAATTGACCTCTAATAGTAAGAGTGCCATTTTTTGCAGTTTTCGTCAACCTAATTTTTCCACATATATGTTTTTTTCTTTGAACATCCTGTACCTTTTATGCTATACTATTAATAATGTCACATGTCAGACAGTGCGGACCCTGCGGGGCCGCATATTATATGTTAGAAAGGATTTTACTATGAGCGAAGAATTATTACATGATGAAGCAGTAAACGAGCCGCAGACGATGGCGGATCTGGAGGCGCATTTTGACGATGCCAATCCGTGGAATGTCGTAAAGAACTACATGGAAAAAGGCACTGTTCTCCCGGTAAAGATCGAAGGGATCGTAAATGGGGGCGCCATTGCGATGGTGGAAGGCCTGCGCGGATTCATTCCCGCATCCAAGCTCTCCTTGTCTTATATCGAAGATCTGGAGACCTATCTCTTAAAAGATATCGAAGTACAGGTCATTGACGTTGACCAGGCAAACAACCGGCTTGTATTATCTGCCCGCGAGATTCTCAAGGAAAAGGAACGAAAAGAAAAAGAGGCGAAGATCGCAAGCGTTAAGATCGGCAGCGTGGTAAAGGGCACGGTGGAAAGCCTCCAGAACTACGGAGCTTTTGTTCGTCTCGAAGACGGTCTCTCCGGTCTCGTGCACGTATCCCAGATAAGCCAGAAGCGCGTAAAAGCGCCAAAGGATGTGCTCAACACAGGCGATGAGGTCACAGTTAAGATCATCGGGCTCAAAGACGGCAAGATAAGCCTCAGCATGAAAGCCCTCGAAGAAGTGAAAGAAGAAGTTGAGGAAAAGGTCGATATTCCCAAATCCGAAAATATCGGTACAAATCTCGGCGACTTATTCAAGAACATCAAATTATAAAGAACAGGCGGGACTTAATGGTCCCGCCTTAAATATTTATCAACTATCTTTGCCGCGTCTTCCACGCATTTTACACAGCAGGCAAGCGGCTGGCCGCCTTCCTCTGTCTTCAGGTCCCGGCAGTAGAGGGAATGGTTTTTTTCTTTAAATTCCTCCGCCGCCTCCAGTATACTGTCGTATGTTTCCAGCTTCGTGGTCTTCGGATTTTCCATATCTCCCGCGCTCTTTGCAAGACTTATGACGAGAAACATTCCCACAACCGCGCCGCACGTATCCTTAAGTCCGCCCATACCGGAACCAAAGCCTTCCGTCATCCTGAACACATCTTCTTCCTTTACGCCCAGTTCCTCACAATACGCGCAGGCCACTGCCTGGCAGCAGTTGTAGTCCTTTCTGAATTTCTCAACCGCTGTATGCTTATCTGCTGTCATATTCTTCCTCCTTTGCAGAACAGATCCAATTACTGACCTGGCTTGACGCGGGCAAGGTCTTCAAGCCATGACGCCGCGCACGCGTCGCTCGGCATGCGCCAGTCGCCCCTCGGAGAAAGCGCGACCGTCCCGACTTTCGGCCCGTCCGGCAGACAGGACCGCTTAAACTGCTGACCGAAAAACCGCCGGTAAAATGTCTCCAGCCATTTCAGTATGGTGATATTGTCATATTCGCCCTCAAACGCCAGCCTGGCTATTCTGTATATCTTACTTGGTTCATATCCGAAACGGATCATATAATACAAAAAGAAATCGTGCAGTTCGTACGGCCCCACCAGATCCTCTGTCTTCTGAGCGATCTCTCCGTCTTTTGGCGGAAGCAGTTCCGGACTGACCGGCGTGTCCAGCACATCGTACAATATAGCCTTAAGCTCCTCATCCCCGCACGTATCCGCGTAATAATGCACGAGATGTCTGACGAGTGTCTTCGGAACAGACGCATTCACCCCGTACATGGACATATGGTCTCCATTGTACGTCGCCCATCCAAGGGCCAGCTCAGACATGTCCCCTGTACCGATCACGAGTCCGCCGGTCTGATTGGCAATATCCATCAATACCTGCGTCCGCTCTCTCGCCTGGGCATTCTCGAATGTGACGCTGTGATCCTCCGGGTCATGGCCGATATCCTTAAAGTGCAGGCTCACCGAGTCGGCGATCGGAACTTCACGAAGCACGGCTCCAAGCTTCTGCGACATCCTGCACGCATTCTGGTACGTCCGGTCCGTCGTTCCGAAACAGGGCATCGTCACCGCCGTGATGCCCTTCCGGCTAAGCTGAAGGGCATCAAACGCCTTTGCTGTCACAAGCAGCGCAAGCGTTGAGTCCAGACCGCCCGATATACCTACTACGGCGCTGCTGCACCTGGCGTGTGCCAGACGCTTTTTAAGTCCCATCGCCTGAATGGTAAGTATTTCTTCACACCGTCTTGCCCTCTCTTCTCCCGCCCCCGGCACGAACGGCCTGGACGGAAACGTCCTCGTGAGCACTGTATCAGTCTCCTCAATATAAAACGGGATCCTGAATAGCTTTCTCTCCCCGGATGTCTGGAACGTCGTGTTCTTCCTCCGTTCACCTGCGATACGATTTACATCGATCTCTGAACAGATCACTCCGTTTTCAAAACGGCGGCCTGACCGGAGCACCGTGCCGTTCTCCGCAATGATATTATGTCCTCCGAACACGAGATCCGTCGTGGATTCTCCCTCACCTGCGTTGGCATATACATATCCGCTGATCAGCCTTGCGGACTGCCCTTCGATCAGACTTTTCCGGTAAGACTCCTTTCCGACCGTCTCATCGCTGGCCGAGCAGTTGACGATGATCGTCGCCCCTTCCCGCGCCGCTTCAATGCTTGGAGGCACCGGCGACCAGACGTCCTCGCATATCTCCGCGGAAACGACGAGACTGTCCATGACCGTTGACTCGAACAAAAGCTGCGGCCCGAAGGGAATGACCTGACCGTCAAACAGGATCTCCCTTGCCTCCTTTGGCCCCTGGCGGAACTGCCGCATCTCGTAAAACTCACCGTAATTTGGCAGAAATGTCTTCGTCGTAAGTCCCAGTACAGCTCCCCGGTTGAGGGCGGCCGCAACATTATAAAGCTCCCCGTCCACCGAAAGCGGCAGGCCGACGAACACGAGCGCGTCCTTGTCCTTCGCAAAACCGGCGATCCGGTGCAGCGCGCTCCTTGCATCCGTCAGAAGTATATCCTGCGTGAACAAGTCGCCGCACGTATATCCTGTGACGCAGAGTTCCGGAAACACAATGATCTTTGCCCCTTCGTCTGCCGTCTCCTCTATCAGTCTGCATATCTGCTCCGTATTATATGCCACATCTGCCACCCGGATATCAGGGGTAGCCGCTGCCACCTTAACAAATCCCTGTCTCATGATCTTCCTCCGTCCAAACGTTTTTTCTTATCTGCTGCGTTTTATGATCTCTTTTAATTCCTCTATCGTGTAATTGTAGGCGGCGCCGCAGAAATGACATTTTACCTCGATGTCTTCACCGTCGCCGATCATCTCTTCGAGTTCTTTTCTGCCGATACTTGCAACTGCCTTTTCCACACGTTCTTTTGAACAGTCACAATAGAACTGTGTCGGTACCGTGTCTGTGATCTCCAGGCCCAGATCCCCGAGCAGTTCCCCGAGCAGCTGTTCCGGAGAATACCCTCTGTCGAGAAGTTCCGTCACTGACGTCACCTTTTTCAGGTTCTCTTCCAGCCGGCTTATCGTCTCCTCTTTGGCAAAAGGCATGAGCTGTATGATAAAGCCTCCTGCACACCGCACCGTATTGTCGTGATTCATCAGCACGCCCAGGCCGACCGAGGACGGCACCTGCTCCGAATTGGCAAAATAATATGTCAGATCTTCCGCGATCTCGCCTGATACGAGAATCGTCTGCCCCACGTACGGCTCTTTGAGTCCCATGTCCTTGATCACCTGCAGAAGACCGATACCGACCGCTCCTCCTACGTCCAGTTTGCCGTTTTTCGCAGGCAGCATGACGTCCGGGCTGTTGACATATCCTTTTACATGAGCGCTGCTGTCCGCCGTCACCGTGATGCCTCCAAGGGGGCCGTCCCCCCTGACCTGCAGCGTCAGTACATCTGACTCATTCTTCATCATGCTTCCCATCATGGCCCCTGCAGTCAGAAGCCTTCCGAGCGCGGCCGTTGCCACAGGGCTCGTGTTATGGTACGCCCTTGCCGTCTCTGTCATCTCTGCCGTCGTCGCGGCGAACGCTCTTATCTGGCTGTCTGCCGCTGTAGCTCTTACAATATAGTCCTTCATCTATGTTCTGTTCCTTTCTTTTATTTCCCCTGTTCCTGTGCAATGACGCAGATCCGTTCACTCGAACAAAGCGGCGCGTCTTCTGTGTACGCGTCATACGCCGCCAGACAGATAAGCCCGGCCCTTTTCAGTAATGACTGTATCTGCTCAAGCGTATAGCCTCTCTGGTAATGTGTCTCCTGATATTTCCGGTACAGAGGGCTGTCTTCCTCCTGGACAAAAAGTGTCAGCTCATATTCATTGATCTGCTGTTCCCGGTCATAATAATTATCCCAGATAAAACTGCACTCTTCCCGGTCTTCGGCTATGATCCTGCTGCCGAGTATCTCCCTGTATTTATATTCTGTATTAAAGTCAAAGAGAAAGATACCGTGCGGATCCAGATAGTTGTTGACGAGCCGGAATACTTCAAGCAGATCTTCCGGGTCTGTGACGTAGTTGATGGAATCACATGCGCTTATCACCGCGCGCACCGTACCGTACAGTTCAAATTCCCGCATATCCTGCAGCAGGTAAAGTATGGAATGCCCGCTCACAGAGCGCTTGTCCATGGCAATCTGGAGCATGTCCTCCGAGTTGTCGGCCCCGATCATATCATATCCCTGGTCAGCCAGAAGTTCTGTCATGCTTCCCGTACCGCAGCCCAGTTCCAGCACGATGCCTTCCTCTATCCCGTATTTACTTAAGATTCCCACTATATACTCCGCCCATTCTTCATAAGGAACATTGTCCATGAACGTATCATAGACCTGAGCAAAACTTGTGTACGCCTCCATCTCTTTCCTCCTTTGTCCGCTGTGTCATTTTACAATGGCACGTATATAAGTATATCACGCGGCCGACGTTTTATAAAGTAGTGATTCAGACTTCCAATAATAACGAAGGAGAGGAGGATGTATCATCCGCCTCTCCTTCGTTATTATTATACAGATCCGTTCTATTGCGCCGCCTCTGTCTCTATGACGAACTTCGTATTTCCTTCCATACCGTCCCGGATACCGCCGAACGACCTGTAGTTCTGTCCGAGCGTCATCATGGCATTGATCCTGGAGGTCACTCCTTCAATATCACCTTTGAATACTTCTGTCAGCTTATCGATGCCGTCCGCCTTGAACTCCGCCATTCCATCCGCCAGTGTTCCTGCTCCGTCTGCCAGCTGTCCAACGCCAGCCCCCATCTGGCTGCTGCCCTCTTTCAACTTGGAGGTGCCGGTGATGAGCAGGCTGCTCTTTTCATTTAAGGCCGCCGCCCCCTGCTGGAGGGCTGCCGCCCCGTTGTACAGATCCGTCGTCCCGTTTACGAGGTCGCTGCCTCCGGCGCTGAGGTCGCCGAGACCAGACTGGAGCGCAGCGGTGCCCTCCCTTAGCTTTGCGATCCCTGCCTGAAGGGAACCGGCTCCATTTGCCAATGCGCTGACGGTCTGTTTGACCGTGTCCATACTTCCCAGCTGACCGTTCACTTTATCTGCCATATTAGTCTTTATGGCGCTTTTGTATCCTGCCGCAAGGTCGGCCGTAAAGGCAGCCTGATCTGATATCAGATCCCTGGCGTCCGCCGGCAGCTGATTTACAGCCTCCTGTGCCAGCGCGTTTGCAAGCTGTTCCACCTGACCGTCGCTTATCCCTGTCGCGGATGCGCTTTGTAATTCGTTGTTCAGCTTCGTTAATCCTCCGCTCAGATTATTTATTCCTGCAGTGGCCCCGTCCTTCGGCTTATCGAACCCCGCCATCAGCGCGTCGGCTCCTGCTTTGGCGTCATTGATCCCCTGCCGGGCCTTTGCCGCTCCGTTTTTGAGCTTTGCCGCTCCGGCGGCCACCTCACTGCTTCCTCCTGCCAGCTGGCTTACGCCGCCTGCATAAGCGTTGACTCCGTCGGCCAGTTCATTGACGCCGTTTTTTAAGTCGCCTGTCTTACTGTTCAGCGTATTCACTCCGTCGGCCAATGTACTGCTCCCATCCTTCAGCTGCTCCGCAGCGCCGGACAGTTCGTCAATAGAATCTCCGAAGCTTTCAAAATCATTGACATCGCTGAGGCCGAACTTATCCAGCAGATCAGAAGATACGACTGTGATCGTCGTCCCTGCGGACGCTTTTTTGACATCCGCTGTGATCGTCACACTCTCAGGTATCTTTACATCCACATCCTGGAGGCCGAGATTTTCCGTAAGACCCGGGAACCCGAGTCCAAGTACGATATCTTTATCTGCGTCGGATACTATTTTTCCGCTGTCAACCGTGACATTTTTATATTCATCCGTCGGCAGCATCAGCGCGGTCACCATCGTGAACGGAGTGTACATCTCTACGTCTTTGCCGTCCACCTGTACGGTCTGTCTGGAATGGTTCTTATAGTCAATGTGTATCGTAAGCTTACCGGACTTCCCTTTCAGCTTTTCCGCCGGTATTTTCTTTCCGTCCAGCTTATACGTTATATTTACTTCCACCGGCAGGGCTTCCTCCGATTTACCCTGATAGTATATATCGTTTCCTTCTGCCTCCCATATGACACTTTCTTTGCCCTTCTGGGAAAATGTCTCGTCGCCTTTTACATTTTTAATGTCTTTCAGACCGGAGATATCCTCAAAGGAGCCGCTGCCCGGGTTCTTGAGCCATTCGCTCACCGTCGTGTCCGTGGCCTTTCCGGAAGCGTCCGCTTTCACATATACGGTCTCGTCTTTATACACGCCGTCTGTCTTCGTGTCTGTATCTCCGAGCGCTTCCGCTGCCGCCTCCTTAAGTGTCTCTACATCCTTATCCGCCGCTTTGACATCCGCCGCGGCCATATTGTGCCAGCAGGAGACGCCTGCCATGGAGACAGCCAGCACAAGAGCCATACTTCCTGCCATGATCTTATTCTTTCTACTCTTTCTCATTATAGATACCTCCCTGATTATTCTGCCTCTTCCGGCAGGAATCCTTTACTTGTTTTACAGATCAGTTTGTCAAATACCATGAACATCGCCGGCAGTACGCAGATGACGACGACTGTACTGATGATCGCTCCCCGGGACAACAGTGTGCAGAGCGAACTGATCATATCGATCTTGGAGTACAGTCCCACGCCGAACGTGGCGGCAAAGAAGCTGACGCCGCTGATCAGGATCGACTTCATGGACGACTGGTGGGCCAGGCTGATCGCCTCTTCCTTGGAGCGGCCGCGGCTTCGTTCCCTCTGGTAACGGCTCGTCATCAGTATGGCATAGTCCACTGTGGAGCCAAGCTGTACTGTTCCGATCACGATGCTCGCCACGAACGGAAGCTCTGTCCCTGTATAGAACGGGACCGCCATATTGACGCAGATGGCAAACTCGATGATCGCCACGAGTATCACCGGCAGTGATACGGACTTAAATACAATACAGATGATAATAAAGATCGCAATGACAGAGATCACATTTACATTTCTCATATCGCTGTCCGCTATCACCGTCAGATCCTTTGTCAGCGGCGCCTCCCCGATCACCATGGATTCCTTGTTATAACTCTTTACTATTTTATCGATCGATTTCACCTGTTCGTTCACCTCATCGGTTGCGGTCTTGTAATCCGAACAGATAAACTGTATCTCATAATTGTCACTTTGAAGCTTTGATTTTACGGCCGGCGGTATAAAATCTTCCGGCACGGACGGGCCGATCACAGACTCCATGCCGATGGCCCACTTCACGCCGTCCACAGCTTCAATCTGCTCCATCATCTTTGCTTTTTCCTTCTGGTCCATCTCATCATTTTTCAGCATGACCATATATACGTTGTTCATGTGAAAATCTTCATCCAGCTTTTTATTGGCGACCGAACTTTTCAGAGTGTCCGGAAGCCCCTTATCGATATTGTAATATACGTCGGTGTGCGCATTGCCGTAGATGGCCGGTATGAGCAGGATGAGAAAGGCTGCCAGCCATACTTTGTTGTGCCGCGTAATAAACGCGGACAGCCTGCCAAGGTCCGGCAGGATCGGTTTATGCGTCGTCCTGTCGATCCATTTGTCAAATGTAAGCACAAGGGCGGGCAGCAGCGTCACACAGCACACGACTCCAATGGCCACACCTTTTGCCATTACGATCCCGATATTTGTTCCCAGCTTAAATGTCATGAAGCAAAGCGCCACAAATCCGGCAATGGTCGTCACAGAACTTCCGACCACCGACTTGAAGGTGTTGGAAATGGCATGTGCCATGGCACGGTTCCGCTCTCCCGGGAATCTCTTTTTATTTTCCTCATAACTGTTCAGCAGGAAGATGGAATAATCCAGCGTCACCCCAAGCTGAAGCACCGCGGCAAGCGCCTTTGTAATGTATGACACATCGGACAGGAACATATTCGTTCCCATATTATAAAGAATGGCGATACCGATGCTGAGCATAAATATGAACGGCGTTATCCACGAATCCATCGTAAGCGAAAGGATGATCAGACATAGTATGACCGCGATCAGCACGTATATCGGCATCTCACTGAGCGCCAGAGACTTGATGTCCGTAACGACGCCCGACATGCCGCTCACGAAACAGTGCTTCGCGCTGATCTTCCGAAGCTGCGTCACCGCGTCCATCGTCTCATCCGAAGAAGTCGTATTGTCAAACAGCGCCACGAGCATGGTAGAGTCTCCGTTTTTGAACACCTTTTCGTACTTGGACGGGATCATCTCCATCGGAACGCTGATATCCATGAGGTCGTCATACCAGATGACATCCGCCACATGGTCCACTGATTTCATCTCTTCCTTCAGCGCCACTACATCCTTTTCATCCATCCCCTCCACGATGACCATGGAAAAGGCTCCCATCCCGAATTCGTCCACCAGGGTGTCCTGCCCTTTTACGGTCTCAAGACTGCCCGGAAGATAGCTGAGTACGTCATAGTTGATCCTCGTCATATTCATTCCGATGATAGACGGAATGATCAGAAGTAATCCCAGAACCAAAATGATATTCTTATGTTTTGCGATCCATTTACCGATTTTCACCATCATGTTGTTTTCATCCTCCCGTCCGCGCAATAATGACCATTAGTCATTTAACTCAGTTGACACTATACACCAAAAATGACCATTAGTCAATACTTATTTTGACTTTTGGTCATTTTTCTGTTATACTATGTGAAACTACTGAAAATTGTGAACGGAACAAGTACATTTAATAGTTATGCGGAGCAGGGAGAGCGTATTATGGGTAAAGTCGACGAGAATAAAAAGAAGAAAAAAGAAGCATTGTTTAACACTGCTTACGAGTTGTTTGTCACAAAGGGGATCAACGGGACTTCCATATCAGATATCGTGGAAAAAGCCGGTGTGGCTAAAGGTACGTTTTATCTTTATTTTAAAGACAAGTATGATGTGAAAAATAAGCTCATAGCCCACAAGACCCACGAACTCTTTACAAAAGCAGGAGCAGCGATGGAGGAAGCCGGTGTGGCAGGGCTTGAAGAACAGCTCATATTTATTATTGACCATATTGTAAATGAGCTGGTGGACAACAAGGCGCTCCTCAACTTTATATCCAAAAATCTTGTCATGGGCGCCCTCCGCTCGGCGCTGCTCACCGGGGAGAGCTCCGACGCCGTATTCTACGATAAGTATATGATGCTGCTTGAGAACGATTCCCACACTTACACGGACGAGGACGTAATGCTGTTCACTATCGTGGAACTGGCAGGATCTACCTGTTACAATTCCATCTTGTTTGAAGAGCCGCTTCCCATCGGACAGTATAAGCCGTTTCTGTACCGGACCGTGCGGCTCATCATTCAGAGCCACCGGACCACATAAGAGAAGAAAAGGGGACGCTGCTTTCATGATAAAGCACAGTCCCCTGTCCCGTTCTAACAGATCTGGCAAATCCACCCTTCGGGCGCTTCGATCTGTCCCATCTGGATCCCCGTCAATGTGTCATACAGTTTCTTTGTAATTGGTCCCATCTCGTCCATTCCGCTTTGGAAGCAGATATCTCTGCCGTGGTCAACGACTTTTCCTACCGGTGAGATCACGGCCGCTGTTCCGCAGAGCCCGCATTCTGCAAAGTCTTTCACCTCGTCGAGATATACTTCTCTTTCTTCCACTTCAAGCCCCAGATACTTCTCCGCCACATATAAGAGCGAACGCCTTGTGATCGACGGAAGGATCGTGTCAGACTTCGGTGTTACGACTTTATTGTCCTTTGTCACAAATATAAAATTAGCTCCTCCGGTCTCTTCCACCTTTGTCCTTGTGGCAGCATCGAGATACATATTTTCGTCGTAACCTTCTTCATGCGCGCTCATGATCGCATGAAGGCTCATGGCATAGTTAAGGCCTGCCTTGATATGTCCTGTCCCGTGCGGCGCCGCCCTGTCAAAGTCGCACACGCGGATCGTGATCGGCTTTGCTCCCCCTTTGAAATACGGTCCGACCGGGGTAGAAAAAACCCGGAACTGATATTCGTCGGCCGGTTTTACTCCAATGACCGGGTTGGAGCCGAACATATACGGTCTGATATACAGCGTAGCGCCTGAGCCGTATGGAGGCACATAAGCGGCATTGGCCTCCACGACCTGCTTCACCGCCTCCACAAACCGGTCTTCCGGAAATGCCGGCATTTCCAGTCTCCTGGCGGAATCGACCATCCGCTTTGCGTTCAGATCCGGGCGGAAGGTGACGATGTGTCCGTCTTCTGTCGTATAGGCTTTCATCCCTTCAAAGATCGTCTGCGCGTACTGGAGAACTCCGGCGCACTCATTTATGACCACATTGGCGTCGGAAGTCAGCGTACCTTCATCCCACGCCCCGTCTTTGTAGTTGGAAACGTATCTTTTTTCTGTCGGGATATATCCAAATCCCAGATTAGACCAGTCAATATTTTTCTTATCCATGTTTTCATTCCTCCGTACTGACAAAACTACTGTTTTTCTCTTTACTAATTATAATACTGCGCCGCTCAAAATTCAAGAGTGCACTCTGTTTTTGCATCTGTATATTGCTATCTCTCCATCATGCTGATGGATTCTATCCCGACACTTCCGCCTCTCACGACTTCTATGCTCTGGAACTCCTCTTTCATCAGTTTGATGACCGCGTCGTTCTTTGTGGCCGTCTGGACGAATTCCAGGAGCAGACTGTCTTTGCCGTAATCGATGACCTTTGCCTTGAATGTCTCCGCGATCTGAAACAGTTCTACCTTGTCTTCCGGCGTACATTTCCTCACCTTCACATACAGGATCTCCTTCATTCTTACAAAGATATCTGTGAAGTCTATGACCTTTATAACTTCCACGAGCCGGTTCAGCTGCTTTTTGATCTGTTCAAATGTCTCGTCGTCGCTGACCGTCGCTATTGTCATTCTGGAGACAGTCGGGTCTTCCGTCGTACCCACGGTGAGACTGTCCATATTATAGGATTTTCCGGAAAACAGCCCGGAAATTTTCGAGAGAACACCTACCTGATTCTCCACATATAGCGATATCCATCTTTTCTTCATACCAGTTCCATTACTCATCGTCCTCTCTCCTTTCTAACAGTCCAGAATCATATCTTCCAGCGTCCCGCCCGGCTGTATCATCGGGTATACCAGGTCTTCCGGGTCTATGGTAAATTCTATGATCACCGGTGTCTTCGTGCTCTTCTTAGCCTCTTCAAACGCAGCTTCTATCTCTTCCTTCTTCGTCACGCGGATCCCTTTTGCCCCGTAGCTTTCTGCAAGCTTTATAAAGTCGGGCGTATATTCCGGGCATGCCACCTCCCCGCATTTTCCTCTGCAGGCCGCGCCTGCCCGCAGGCATGTCATGGAATACCGCTTTCCGTAGAAGAGCTTCTGCCACTGCCGCACCATACCGAGATTATTGTTGTTAAAGATGCAGGAGATGATCGGCAGTTCTTCCAGTACCGCCGTCGCCAGTTCCTGTATGTTCATCTGCATGCCGCCGTCGCCTGATATGGAGATGACCGGAATGTCCGGATTGCCTATCTTGGCGCCGATCGCTCCCGGCAGTCCGTATCCCATCGTTCCAAGACCTCCGGACATAAGCAGGCGTTTCTTCTGCGTCAGTTCCACAAACTGTGCCGCAAACATCTGGTGCTGCCCTACGTCCGTCACTATAATGGCCTCGTCAAACATCTCATTCATCTTCTCTATAATATCCTGTGGCGTCATGATCGGCTTCTGCTTCATCGTCATCGGATGACTGCTCTTCCACTCGTTTACTTCGTCCAGCCATTCCTTTGTGCCGCACTCCGTCACATATTCCAGCATACGCTCGACAGCCTCTTTCGCATCCGCTACGATCGGCACGTCTACCTGCACGTTTCTGGATATGGCCGCCGTATCGATGTCAATATGTACGATCTGCGCGTGAGGAGCAAAGGAATGGAGCTTCCCGGTGATGCGGTCGTTAAAGCGGGTGCCGATGGAAAACAGAAGGTCGCATTCATTGACCGACATGTTCGCCGCATACGCGCCGTGCATCCCGACATTCCCCACATAG
This is a stretch of genomic DNA from [Clostridium] hylemonae DSM 15053. It encodes these proteins:
- the ilvN gene encoding acetolactate synthase small subunit, with translation MSNGTGMKKRWISLYVENQVGVLSKISGLFSGKSYNMDSLTVGTTEDPTVSRMTIATVSDDETFEQIKKQLNRLVEVIKVIDFTDIFVRMKEILYVKVRKCTPEDKVELFQIAETFKAKVIDYGKDSLLLEFVQTATKNDAVIKLMKEEFQSIEVVRGGSVGIESISMMER
- a CDS encoding branched-chain amino acid aminotransferase; translated protein: MDKKNIDWSNLGFGYIPTEKRYVSNYKDGAWDEGTLTSDANVVINECAGVLQYAQTIFEGMKAYTTEDGHIVTFRPDLNAKRMVDSARRLEMPAFPEDRFVEAVKQVVEANAAYVPPYGSGATLYIRPYMFGSNPVIGVKPADEYQFRVFSTPVGPYFKGGAKPITIRVCDFDRAAPHGTGHIKAGLNYAMSLHAIMSAHEEGYDENMYLDAATRTKVEETGGANFIFVTKDNKVVTPKSDTILPSITRRSLLYVAEKYLGLEVEEREVYLDEVKDFAECGLCGTAAVISPVGKVVDHGRDICFQSGMDEMGPITKKLYDTLTGIQMGQIEAPEGWICQIC
- the ilvB gene encoding biosynthetic-type acetolactate synthase large subunit; this encodes MKRISGNKLLVKALREEGVDTLFGYPGACTIDISDELYKQDYTKVILPRQEVALVHEADAYARSTGKVGVCLVTSGPGATNLVTGLATANYDSVPLVCFTGQVARHLIGNDAFQEVDIVGITRSITKYGITVRDREDLGRIIKEAFYIARTGRPGPVLVDLPKDVMEELGPAEYPQEVNIRGYKPNTHVHIGQLKRAIKMLGKAKRPVFLAGGGINIARANEAFTELAEKTNVPVITTVMGRGAIPTDHPLYVGNVGMHGAYAANMSVNECDLLFSIGTRFNDRITGKLHSFAPHAQIVHIDIDTAAISRNVQVDVPIVADAKEAVERMLEYVTECGTKEWLDEVNEWKSSHPMTMKQKPIMTPQDIIEKMNEMFDEAIIVTDVGQHQMFAAQFVELTQKKRLLMSGGLGTMGYGLPGAIGAKIGNPDIPVISISGDGGMQMNIQELATAVLEELPIISCIFNNNNLGMVRQWQKLFYGKRYSMTCLRAGAACRGKCGEVACPEYTPDFIKLAESYGAKGIRVTKKEEIEAAFEEAKKSTKTPVIIEFTIDPEDLVYPMIQPGGTLEDMILDC
- a CDS encoding TetR/AcrR family transcriptional regulator yields the protein MGKVDENKKKKKEALFNTAYELFVTKGINGTSISDIVEKAGVAKGTFYLYFKDKYDVKNKLIAHKTHELFTKAGAAMEEAGVAGLEEQLIFIIDHIVNELVDNKALLNFISKNLVMGALRSALLTGESSDAVFYDKYMMLLENDSHTYTDEDVMLFTIVELAGSTCYNSILFEEPLPIGQYKPFLYRTVRLIIQSHRTT
- a CDS encoding efflux RND transporter permease subunit; translation: MVKIGKWIAKHKNIILVLGLLLIIPSIIGMNMTRINYDVLSYLPGSLETVKGQDTLVDEFGMGAFSMVIVEGMDEKDVVALKEEMKSVDHVADVIWYDDLMDISVPMEMIPSKYEKVFKNGDSTMLVALFDNTTSSDETMDAVTQLRKISAKHCFVSGMSGVVTDIKSLALSEMPIYVLIAVILCLIILSLTMDSWITPFIFMLSIGIAILYNMGTNMFLSDVSYITKALAAVLQLGVTLDYSIFLLNSYEENKKRFPGERNRAMAHAISNTFKSVVGSSVTTIAGFVALCFMTFKLGTNIGIVMAKGVAIGVVCCVTLLPALVLTFDKWIDRTTHKPILPDLGRLSAFITRHNKVWLAAFLILLIPAIYGNAHTDVYYNIDKGLPDTLKSSVANKKLDEDFHMNNVYMVMLKNDEMDQKEKAKMMEQIEAVDGVKWAIGMESVIGPSVPEDFIPPAVKSKLQSDNYEIQFICSDYKTATDEVNEQVKSIDKIVKSYNKESMVIGEAPLTKDLTVIADSDMRNVNVISVIAIFIIICIVFKSVSLPVILVAIIEFAICVNMAVPFYTGTELPFVASIVIGTVQLGSTVDYAILMTSRYQRERSRGRSKEEAISLAHQSSMKSILISGVSFFAATFGVGLYSKIDMISSLCTLLSRGAIISTVVVICVLPAMFMVFDKLICKTSKGFLPEEAE